One window of Sphingobacteriales bacterium genomic DNA carries:
- a CDS encoding FAD-dependent monooxygenase, translating to MENISIAGAGLVGSLLAMYLAKRGMNVDVYERRPDMRKQVVDGGRSINLALSDRGWNALEEVGVADTIRKIAIPMFGRMVHNTDGSLSFQPYGKQGQSIFSVSRGELNKTLMDCADSFDHVKFHFNQRCTKLDLNTTTMYMQNQDTGQTVKVESDLIFGADGAFSAVRGSMQYTDRFDYAQDYIDHGYKELTIPPGPNGTWLLEKNALHIWPRKTFMLIALPNTDGSFTCTLFLEFVGEPGFDDLNTEDEVNAFFDHYFPDAKALMPTLIEDFFQNPTSSLVLIRCNPWVYGSKVALIGDAAHALVPFYGQGMNCGFEDCSVLNGILDQQTQNGGQISWPSALSQYQKSRIPDANAIAELALRNFVEMRDLVADHDFLLRKQIEKRLNEQYEDRYIPLYSMVTFSRHLRYSDALRIGKLQDQLFAKIMAIPNVEEQWDKGMLNETLNQYVDEYFRQV from the coding sequence ATGGAAAATATTTCAATAGCCGGGGCCGGCCTGGTTGGGTCTTTGTTAGCCATGTACCTTGCAAAACGAGGTATGAATGTAGATGTTTATGAACGCCGTCCGGACATGCGCAAACAAGTTGTTGACGGAGGAAGATCCATCAACCTTGCTTTGAGCGACAGAGGATGGAACGCCCTCGAAGAAGTGGGGGTTGCCGATACCATTCGTAAAATTGCAATTCCCATGTTTGGCAGAATGGTTCACAACACAGACGGCAGTCTGTCTTTTCAACCCTATGGTAAACAAGGGCAATCCATCTTTTCCGTTTCAAGAGGAGAGCTAAACAAAACCTTGATGGATTGTGCAGATTCTTTTGACCATGTAAAGTTTCATTTTAACCAACGTTGTACCAAATTAGACCTGAACACAACAACCATGTATATGCAAAATCAAGATACAGGTCAAACCGTCAAAGTAGAATCCGATTTGATATTTGGGGCTGATGGTGCTTTTTCGGCAGTGAGAGGAAGTATGCAATATACCGACCGTTTCGATTATGCTCAAGATTATATTGACCATGGTTACAAGGAGTTAACCATCCCTCCGGGTCCTAACGGAACCTGGCTTTTGGAAAAAAACGCTTTGCATATCTGGCCAAGAAAAACCTTTATGCTCATTGCCCTGCCTAATACGGATGGTAGTTTTACCTGTACGCTTTTCCTTGAGTTTGTAGGAGAGCCGGGTTTCGACGACCTCAACACTGAAGATGAGGTAAACGCTTTTTTTGACCATTATTTTCCCGATGCCAAAGCGCTCATGCCCACTTTAATAGAAGATTTTTTTCAAAACCCCACCTCGTCTTTGGTGCTCATCCGTTGTAATCCGTGGGTTTACGGCAGCAAAGTGGCACTGATTGGAGATGCTGCCCACGCTTTAGTACCTTTTTACGGACAGGGTATGAACTGCGGGTTTGAAGATTGTAGCGTGTTAAATGGCATTCTCGACCAACAAACGCAAAATGGCGGGCAAATCAGTTGGCCATCTGCTTTGTCGCAGTATCAAAAATCACGAATTCCCGATGCCAATGCTATTGCAGAGTTAGCCCTTCGAAATTTTGTAGAAATGCGGGATCTGGTAGCCGACCATGATTTTTTACTCCGCAAACAAATAGAAAAACGCTTGAATGAGCAATATGAAGACCGATACATTCCTTTGTATTCGATGGTTACTTTCAGTCGTCATCTTCGCTACTCAGATGCTCTGAGAATTGGCAAACTTCAAGACCAACTGTTTGCCAAAATTATGGCAATTCCCAATGTAGAAGAACAATGGGATAAGGGGATGCTCAATGAGACCCTGAATCAATATGTGGATGAATATTTTAGGCAGGTGTGA
- a CDS encoding OmpA family protein: protein MKKILIITLALLTLSACAGKKKVKTAQQKTQEVKALLDRAKSDLNDCETKTITLQANLKAKEAQLQAKDDELQNRMNRINDLQAEIDYLKKTNTNLLDRLSDLSVISKSGAESIRRSLDAINDQSRYIKNLNDNIQRKDSLNIALVTNLKRSLGNIYDEDVTIEVKKGVVYVSLSDKLLFRSGSAEISTAAEAVLGKIAKIVNDYQQLDILVEGHTDSVPINTSCMADNWDLSVKRSVAVIRMLQNRFGVAPYRMTAGGRSEFVPKTTNDTADGRKLNRRTEIIITPKLDEFFELSVPK from the coding sequence ATGAAAAAAATACTAATTATTACTCTGGCATTGCTAACCCTATCTGCATGTGCGGGGAAGAAAAAGGTGAAAACAGCCCAACAAAAAACACAAGAGGTTAAAGCTTTGCTTGACAGAGCAAAGTCCGACCTGAACGACTGTGAGACAAAAACCATCACTTTGCAGGCTAATCTGAAAGCCAAAGAAGCACAATTGCAGGCCAAAGATGATGAGTTGCAGAACAGAATGAATCGCATCAACGATTTACAGGCCGAGATTGACTACCTGAAAAAAACCAATACCAATTTATTGGACAGATTGTCTGATTTATCGGTCATCAGCAAATCAGGTGCCGAAAGCATTCGCCGGTCTTTAGATGCCATTAACGACCAAAGCCGCTACATCAAAAACCTGAACGACAATATTCAGCGAAAAGATTCTCTCAACATTGCTTTGGTAACCAACCTCAAACGATCTTTGGGAAATATCTATGATGAAGATGTTACTATTGAAGTCAAAAAAGGGGTAGTTTATGTGTCTTTATCCGACAAACTTTTATTCAGGTCAGGCAGTGCTGAAATATCTACTGCTGCCGAAGCAGTTTTGGGTAAGATTGCAAAAATTGTAAACGACTATCAGCAACTCGATATTTTGGTGGAAGGGCATACAGACAGTGTTCCTATCAATACCTCGTGCATGGCAGATAATTGGGATCTTAGCGTTAAGCGTTCTGTTGCGGTGATCCGTATGTTGCAAAACAGATTTGGAGTAGCGCCCTACCGAATGACTGCAGGCGGCCGCTCTGAGTTTGTACCAAAAACCACGAACGACACTGCGGACGGCCGGAAACTGAACCGCAGGACAGAAATCATCATTACTCCTAAGTTGGACGAGTTTTTCGAACTTTCTGTTCCGAAGTAA
- a CDS encoding transposase, translated as MDKSPAKSTAGDGLRGRDNEFYQAVYFMLLEHFKPILSVSRIGNVSFSKLFIFDSSTIRLFSNIMKGVGRNLKNEGKKKGGLKVYMMIDAHSDTPEFVKISEAKQHDKNFLQYLHLSPHSMVVFDRAYNHYLQIVVLDKTNLIKSIISSICGAIFGFNI; from the coding sequence ATGGATAAATCACCGGCAAAGAGTACGGCAGGCGATGGTCTTAGAGGTCGAGACAATGAATTTTACCAAGCCGTTTATTTTATGTTACTCGAGCATTTTAAGCCTATTTTGTCGGTCAGCCGGATTGGGAATGTCTCCTTTTCCAAACTTTTCATTTTCGATTCAAGTACGATACGCCTTTTTTCGAACATTATGAAAGGAGTTGGTCGCAATCTCAAGAATGAAGGGAAGAAAAAAGGCGGACTGAAGGTTTATATGATGATTGATGCCCACAGTGATACGCCAGAGTTTGTAAAAATCAGTGAAGCCAAACAGCATGACAAGAATTTTCTGCAATATTTGCATCTGTCGCCTCACAGCATGGTTGTTTTTGACAGGGCTTACAACCATTATCTTCAAATTGTCGTATTGGACAAAACAAATCTGATAAAAAGTATTATTTCCAGCATTTGTGGAGCAATATTTGGTTTCAATATTTAG
- a CDS encoding DUF4372 domain-containing protein, whose translation MRNKDKHLVGQPIFKQLLEFVPRNKFDLLVNKYQSDHYYKTYDSWTQLVTMLF comes from the coding sequence ATGAGAAACAAAGATAAGCATTTAGTCGGTCAGCCGATATTCAAACAGTTATTAGAATTTGTTCCACGCAACAAATTTGATTTGCTTGTTAATAAATACCAATCAGATCATTATTACAAGACCTATGATTCGTGGACACAACTTGTTACGATGTTATTCTGA
- a CDS encoding type II toxin-antitoxin system HicB family antitoxin: MKIKVVVHEAEEGGFWAEVPAIPGCMTQGDTYDELLQNLYEAIEGCLLTDGGLWVLC; encoded by the coding sequence ATGAAAATAAAAGTAGTGGTTCACGAGGCCGAAGAAGGCGGTTTTTGGGCGGAGGTTCCTGCCATACCCGGTTGCATGACGCAAGGAGATACTTACGATGAACTTTTGCAGAATTTATACGAAGCCATAGAAGGGTGTTTGTTGACAGATGGGGGGCTTTGGGTTTTGTGCTGA
- a CDS encoding fibronectin type III domain-containing protein gives MKFPLFFRKISYSCFVLLFTLFSYSLHAQTVPCANDLMQSQWLATDAGYAARFAEQNEIIANATQKLWDKRAAGELNKSGTGTKVYTIPVVVHIIHHPDSSVGKITNIPDSQVYAAINYLNESFSNTGVYDPATGEDIDIEFCLATTNPFGNTTTGITRYGSVAFTYLDFPVNDSIMKFTTGWNRYNYCNIWLPHTIADVQNNVYSYAGYAPPAGWHGTNRDGVVMRQDYFGTGSDNSKVLIHEIGHYLNLFHTFNMGCTNFDCRYQGDFVCDTPPDALSNGSFCNAINSCTTDPHDVNSRNPFRPVNMGGIGDQNDMIENYMDYGNRYCQTVFTLGQKDRMRISLTAIRGTLLESNGCNTNFTKDVGITAIVTPDKFTCNGQATVTLKNFGNTVINTTKINYQVNGNLYLYNWSGTLQPGKETNVLIDSGLSLTNGTYTFTAYTSLPDMWADQNPSNDSASKTFHKIANNSLPFTENFELASSINNNWLMVNPDNGITWQQATVGGCTANGTKAMRIDNRTYGSLGQNDWVFTAVSLFNYTTATISFDVSYAMYNTNPSDQLRLVVSNDCGQSFKTLYFKQGQQLATVSPVSSSWTPSNCSHWQSESINLSDYAGDDLIIGFTNKCLNGNRLYVDNVNISGTEEILCFPPSGLTASGVSYNTVNLNWTSTQTGALFNIKYRPVGSETWSNEIYFYSGTSIALQQLTVGTTYEVFLQNACSNGYNSTFITTTFTTTYTSCPPPVELTVDQIEKYSAVIKWDGGDNASAFLVYYAPTSSPTAETMLITYEDEINLTELLLSVTYTVRVKTVCIGGSTSPIFSPSVQFTTAASCMPPNGLVVADATAACAKINWELEDDAVSYRVEHRPYGATSWGSGTFVSSLFYNIPALNPAAFYEIRVRSTCAGGINSDYSYTVLMETAPACNTPSGLTVVGETDSSAILVWGAQAESEKYNVRYRIVGSSSWTNFVHSGIYFTLNGLVPCTNYEFQVQSSCGGFSPTCTDVSGFSPSYFFSTFCTGYCTSSGMSTGNLWIDAVSFDDFYHESGNNSGYYPYSLGSIVLGQEQKVPVSLTEGTPRKLTDTHWKVWIDYDQNLAFDAGELVFSAVNPALSSIFSSTPLTTTGYVNIPETAPLGFTRMRVSLSTDGNVLPCDVFDLGEVEDYIIEIVPGGGKSEILVPQIVLFPNPASESIQLNVFLPDSQIPADIRIFNIMGQEVLPSVPVVNNQTITMPVNDLTPGVYYCALVQNNQSIAVHKLVVVR, from the coding sequence ATGAAATTTCCGTTGTTTTTTCGCAAAATAAGTTACTCTTGTTTTGTTTTACTGTTTACTCTGTTCTCTTATTCTTTACATGCACAAACTGTACCCTGTGCAAACGATTTAATGCAAAGCCAATGGCTTGCAACCGATGCCGGATATGCTGCCCGTTTTGCCGAACAAAATGAAATCATTGCCAATGCCACACAGAAACTTTGGGACAAACGCGCGGCAGGAGAGTTAAATAAGTCAGGTACCGGCACAAAAGTTTATACCATACCGGTTGTGGTTCATATTATACATCACCCTGACAGCAGTGTTGGCAAAATTACCAATATACCCGATTCTCAGGTGTATGCTGCTATAAATTATTTAAATGAGAGTTTTAGCAATACAGGGGTTTATGACCCGGCAACCGGTGAAGATATAGACATTGAGTTTTGCCTGGCCACCACTAATCCTTTTGGTAATACAACGACCGGAATCACCCGTTACGGGTCGGTTGCTTTCACCTATCTCGATTTTCCGGTGAACGACAGCATCATGAAATTTACCACCGGTTGGAACCGCTACAACTATTGCAATATATGGTTGCCACATACTATCGCTGATGTGCAGAACAATGTATATTCCTATGCAGGATATGCTCCTCCTGCCGGTTGGCATGGAACCAACCGCGATGGTGTAGTCATGCGGCAGGACTATTTCGGTACCGGTTCTGACAATTCAAAAGTATTAATTCACGAAATAGGACATTATCTCAACCTGTTTCATACGTTCAATATGGGTTGTACCAACTTCGATTGTCGCTATCAGGGTGACTTTGTATGCGATACTCCTCCGGATGCACTGTCGAACGGTTCATTTTGTAATGCCATTAACAGTTGTACGACCGACCCACATGATGTTAACAGTCGCAACCCGTTTCGTCCGGTTAATATGGGCGGAATAGGCGACCAAAACGATATGATAGAAAACTATATGGACTATGGCAACCGGTATTGTCAAACTGTTTTTACTCTGGGGCAAAAAGACCGGATGCGAATTTCCCTTACTGCAATCCGCGGAACCTTATTGGAATCTAATGGTTGCAACACTAATTTCACCAAGGATGTTGGAATTACTGCTATTGTAACCCCTGATAAATTTACCTGCAACGGACAGGCTACAGTTACGCTTAAAAACTTCGGCAATACTGTGATCAATACCACCAAAATCAATTATCAGGTAAATGGCAACCTGTATCTGTATAATTGGTCGGGAACACTTCAGCCCGGAAAGGAAACCAATGTGTTGATTGATTCAGGATTGAGTTTGACAAATGGCACCTATACATTTACCGCCTACACCTCTTTGCCCGATATGTGGGCGGATCAAAATCCATCGAATGACAGTGCTTCCAAAACCTTTCACAAAATAGCCAATAACAGCCTGCCTTTTACCGAAAACTTTGAACTGGCTTCATCTATCAACAATAATTGGTTGATGGTAAACCCCGACAACGGCATTACCTGGCAACAAGCCACAGTTGGCGGTTGTACGGCTAACGGAACAAAAGCCATGCGGATTGACAACAGAACCTACGGCTCGCTTGGACAAAACGACTGGGTTTTTACTGCGGTTAGTTTGTTTAATTATACCACAGCAACCATCAGTTTTGATGTATCTTATGCCATGTATAATACCAACCCCAGCGACCAACTGCGGTTGGTGGTTTCCAACGATTGCGGGCAGAGTTTCAAAACCCTTTATTTTAAACAAGGGCAACAATTAGCCACTGTTTCTCCCGTTTCTTCCTCCTGGACACCCTCAAATTGCAGTCATTGGCAGTCTGAGAGCATAAATCTCTCCGATTATGCCGGTGATGACCTCATCATCGGGTTTACCAATAAATGCCTCAATGGCAATCGTCTTTATGTGGACAATGTCAATATTTCCGGAACCGAAGAAATTTTATGCTTCCCACCTTCCGGCCTTACAGCAAGCGGCGTAAGTTACAACACCGTCAATCTAAACTGGACAAGTACCCAAACCGGAGCCCTGTTTAACATCAAATACCGGCCCGTTGGCAGCGAAACATGGAGTAATGAAATCTATTTTTATAGCGGCACTTCAATCGCATTGCAACAACTGACTGTAGGAACAACTTATGAAGTTTTTCTCCAGAACGCTTGTTCTAACGGGTATAACAGTACTTTTATCACAACCACATTTACTACAACCTATACATCCTGTCCGCCTCCGGTTGAACTGACAGTAGATCAAATTGAAAAATACAGCGCCGTTATCAAATGGGACGGAGGCGATAACGCCTCCGCTTTTCTTGTTTATTATGCTCCGACTTCGAGTCCCACAGCAGAAACCATGCTGATTACCTATGAAGATGAAATCAACCTGACTGAATTGCTGCTCAGTGTTACTTATACAGTTCGGGTAAAAACGGTTTGCATTGGTGGAAGTACAAGCCCCATTTTTAGTCCTTCGGTTCAGTTTACAACAGCCGCAAGCTGTATGCCCCCCAACGGGCTGGTAGTTGCAGATGCCACTGCTGCCTGTGCCAAGATAAATTGGGAACTTGAAGATGATGCAGTATCTTATCGGGTAGAACACCGTCCTTATGGTGCTACTTCCTGGGGAAGCGGCACCTTTGTCAGTAGTCTGTTCTATAATATTCCGGCTCTTAACCCCGCAGCTTTCTACGAAATACGCGTAAGAAGTACCTGTGCGGGAGGAATCAACAGCGATTACAGTTATACCGTTCTGATGGAAACTGCGCCGGCCTGTAACACCCCTTCTGGGCTGACCGTTGTTGGTGAAACCGATTCGAGTGCTATTTTAGTTTGGGGCGCACAGGCAGAATCCGAAAAATACAATGTGCGCTACCGGATTGTGGGCAGCAGTAGTTGGACAAACTTTGTTCATTCAGGTATCTATTTTACCCTTAACGGTTTAGTTCCCTGTACCAATTACGAGTTTCAGGTTCAATCTTCCTGTGGAGGTTTTTCCCCAACTTGTACCGATGTATCTGGATTTAGCCCGTCCTACTTTTTTTCCACTTTTTGTACCGGATATTGTACATCTTCGGGAATGAGCACCGGAAATTTATGGATTGATGCTGTATCGTTCGATGACTTTTACCATGAAAGCGGAAACAATAGCGGTTATTATCCCTATAGCCTGGGATCAATAGTTCTGGGTCAAGAACAAAAAGTACCTGTTTCTTTGACCGAAGGAACCCCCCGAAAACTTACAGACACCCATTGGAAAGTATGGATTGACTATGATCAGAACTTGGCGTTTGATGCCGGAGAGTTGGTCTTTAGTGCGGTCAATCCGGCATTATCTTCTATTTTTTCTTCCACCCCTTTGACAACAACCGGTTATGTCAATATACCGGAAACAGCACCTTTAGGTTTTACCCGAATGCGTGTTTCGTTAAGTACAGATGGAAATGTGTTGCCCTGTGATGTTTTTGATTTGGGGGAAGTCGAGGACTATATTATAGAAATTGTGCCGGGTGGCGGGAAATCAGAAATTTTAGTTCCGCAGATTGTTCTATTCCCCAATCCAGCCTCAGAATCCATTCAACTCAATGTGTTTTTACCGGATAGTCAAATACCTGCCGACATCAGGATTTTCAATATCATGGGTCAAGAGGTTCTGCCTTCTGTTCCGGTAGTTAACAACCAAACTATAACAATGCCGGTAAATGATCTCACGCCGGGCGTTTATTATTGCGCATTAGTTCAAAACAATCAATCCATTGCCGTTCATAAATTAGTTGTTGTGCGATAA
- a CDS encoding homocysteine S-methyltransferase family protein, which translates to MTTKNNSLREALQERILVIDGAMGTMIQHYQLTESDFRGTRFALHPKDLKGNNDLLCLTRPDIIGDIHRAYLSAGADIIETNTFNSTSISQADYGLSELAYELNVEAARIARHAADEFTRLFPDKPRFVAGAIGPTNQTSSISPDVNRPAFRAITFDQLKEAYYVQAKGLLDGGADALLVETVFDTLNCKAALYAILDLFEHTGQELPIMVSFTITDQSGRTLSGQTTEAFYNSVSHVPLLSIGLNCALGATEMRPYLAELARIASCYISCYPNAGLPNAFGTYDQTPQEMCEIIEEFAKSGLVNIVGGCCGTTPEHIRHIVNHVQGITPRQLPLVLSHI; encoded by the coding sequence ATGACGACAAAAAACAACAGTCTCAGGGAGGCATTACAGGAACGCATTTTAGTGATTGATGGTGCTATGGGCACAATGATACAACACTATCAGCTTACTGAGTCCGATTTCAGGGGAACCCGTTTTGCCTTGCACCCAAAAGACCTTAAAGGCAACAATGATTTATTGTGCCTGACAAGGCCGGATATCATCGGCGACATTCACCGCGCTTATTTGTCAGCAGGAGCCGACATTATCGAAACCAATACTTTTAACAGCACTTCAATTTCACAAGCCGATTACGGGCTGTCAGAACTGGCGTATGAACTGAATGTAGAAGCCGCCCGTATTGCCCGTCATGCTGCAGACGAATTTACCCGGCTATTTCCGGATAAGCCCCGTTTTGTAGCAGGAGCTATCGGTCCCACCAACCAAACCTCCTCGATTTCTCCCGATGTAAACCGTCCGGCTTTTCGTGCCATAACATTTGACCAACTGAAAGAGGCTTATTATGTACAGGCCAAAGGATTGTTAGACGGTGGAGCAGATGCCCTTTTAGTCGAAACCGTTTTTGACACCCTCAACTGCAAGGCAGCGTTGTATGCCATTTTAGATTTGTTTGAACACACCGGGCAAGAATTGCCCATCATGGTTTCTTTTACCATTACCGACCAAAGCGGCCGAACTCTTAGCGGACAAACTACCGAAGCATTTTACAATTCGGTCAGTCACGTTCCTTTATTGAGCATAGGGCTAAACTGTGCTTTGGGGGCTACTGAAATGCGTCCTTATCTGGCAGAATTGGCACGAATTGCGTCCTGCTATATCAGTTGTTATCCTAATGCAGGGTTGCCAAATGCCTTTGGTACCTACGACCAAACTCCTCAGGAAATGTGCGAGATTATTGAAGAGTTTGCCAAAAGCGGATTGGTGAATATTGTAGGGGGTTGTTGCGGCACTACGCCCGAACATATCCGGCATATCGTCAATCACGTTCAGGGTATCACTCCAAGGCAGTTGCCATTGGTTTTGTCTCATATTTAG
- a CDS encoding acetyl-CoA carboxylase biotin carboxylase subunit: MNLIRKILIANRGEIALRIMRTCSQMGIATVAIYSDADDEAMFVRQADEAVCIGGKQASESYLDQHKIIEAARLTQADAIHPGYGFLSENAGFAQRCADEGFIFIGPNPKAISAMGSKIGAKTIMQQRGVPTIPGYNGEDQSVQNLCEQALRIGFPLLLKASAGGGGKGMRIVRNPEDLKNYIAAAKREALAAFGDDTLLIEKYFDSARHIEFQIFGDKHGNAIHCFERECSIQRRYQKIIEESPSPALTPHLRQEMGNAAVTAAKAIGYDNAGTVEFILTPENRFYFLEVNTRLQVEHPVTELVTGLDLVQMQIEVAQGFHLPISQEELKQTGHAIECRLYAEDASNNFLPTTGTIHLWLTGKTGGMRYDTGVETNSVIDIYYDPMIAKVIAYAPNRYDCIRKMCRALQELAVLGLTTNKDFLIQILQNQQFINGHFDTHFLGKSFTYQPQHFTDYKINCFAIAALLFQWQSRRGVQQVLQHIPSGWRNNYYQPQTEVFNWGSTEIELDYSVSESLQFEITIAGSRFEVKLLELNFPYLTCLINRHNLRFTLAETPQNIYLHQTDWGSIALQKVSPFPEKQVMQNQGAYISPMPGEVVKVMVKSGDKVKAGDTLIVLTSMKMENTIEAYEDGTVEEVYVAEKTTVAADSVLLKMKE, translated from the coding sequence ATGAATCTAATCCGGAAAATACTGATTGCCAACAGAGGCGAGATTGCCCTTAGAATTATGAGAACCTGTTCCCAAATGGGAATTGCTACTGTAGCTATCTATTCTGATGCAGATGATGAGGCTATGTTTGTCAGGCAGGCAGATGAAGCTGTATGTATTGGAGGGAAACAAGCCTCGGAGTCATATTTAGACCAACATAAAATCATAGAAGCTGCACGTTTAACTCAAGCCGATGCCATTCATCCGGGCTATGGTTTTCTTTCAGAAAATGCCGGTTTTGCCCAACGTTGTGCCGACGAAGGGTTTATTTTTATCGGACCAAACCCAAAAGCAATCTCAGCTATGGGATCTAAAATCGGGGCAAAAACCATCATGCAACAGCGAGGAGTTCCGACCATTCCGGGCTATAATGGCGAAGACCAATCAGTTCAAAACTTATGCGAACAAGCACTACGGATTGGATTTCCCCTGTTGTTGAAAGCCTCGGCAGGCGGAGGAGGAAAAGGCATGAGAATAGTCCGCAACCCCGAAGACCTGAAAAATTACATCGCAGCGGCAAAGCGAGAAGCCCTCGCAGCTTTTGGGGACGATACCCTGCTCATCGAAAAATACTTCGATTCGGCAAGGCATATCGAGTTTCAGATTTTTGGTGATAAACATGGAAACGCCATCCACTGTTTTGAAAGAGAATGTTCCATCCAACGACGTTATCAAAAAATTATTGAAGAATCGCCCTCCCCTGCGCTTACTCCTCATTTACGGCAAGAAATGGGAAACGCCGCAGTTACCGCAGCAAAAGCCATCGGCTATGATAATGCCGGAACTGTGGAGTTTATTTTAACTCCCGAAAACCGGTTTTACTTTCTCGAAGTCAATACCCGGCTTCAGGTAGAACATCCCGTTACCGAATTAGTAACCGGATTAGATTTGGTTCAAATGCAAATCGAAGTAGCACAAGGTTTTCACTTGCCAATTTCACAAGAAGAACTGAAACAAACCGGTCATGCAATTGAATGTCGGCTGTATGCCGAAGATGCGTCCAACAATTTCTTGCCCACTACCGGAACCATTCATCTTTGGCTAACCGGAAAAACCGGAGGTATGAGATATGATACAGGGGTCGAAACCAATTCGGTCATAGATATTTATTACGACCCCATGATAGCAAAGGTTATTGCTTATGCGCCAAACCGTTATGATTGCATCAGAAAAATGTGCCGTGCCCTTCAGGAATTAGCTGTACTGGGACTGACCACCAATAAGGACTTTCTCATCCAAATTCTGCAAAATCAACAATTTATAAACGGTCATTTTGACACCCATTTTTTGGGTAAATCTTTTACCTATCAACCCCAGCATTTTACCGACTATAAAATCAATTGTTTTGCCATAGCTGCTTTGTTATTTCAATGGCAATCCCGCCGTGGGGTGCAGCAAGTTCTTCAGCATATTCCATCGGGTTGGAGAAACAACTACTACCAACCTCAAACCGAAGTATTTAATTGGGGAAGTACGGAAATCGAACTTGATTACAGCGTGTCCGAAAGTCTGCAATTTGAAATAACCATTGCCGGTTCCCGCTTTGAAGTAAAATTGCTCGAACTAAACTTTCCTTATCTGACCTGTCTCATTAACCGGCATAACCTCCGGTTTACCCTTGCAGAAACCCCTCAAAATATTTACCTCCATCAAACAGATTGGGGCAGTATTGCTCTGCAAAAGGTTTCCCCTTTTCCAGAGAAACAAGTAATGCAAAACCAAGGGGCTTATATCTCGCCAATGCCCGGTGAAGTGGTAAAAGTCATGGTAAAGTCCGGAGACAAGGTTAAAGCCGGCGATACGCTGATTGTCCTAACCAGTATGAAGATGGAAAATACCATCGAAGCTTACGAAGATGGAACTGTAGAAGAAGTATATGTTGCTGAAAAAACAACAGTAGCTGCTGATTCTGTATTGTTGAAAATGAAAGAGTAG